The Staphylococcus sp. KG4-3 genome has a window encoding:
- a CDS encoding DNA translocase FtsK, translated as MSWFDKLFGEDNDSSEDYLNKRSQRRQKATQQEDQDSLLPQNNDVYERPKGKFRFPMRILEEANETNNVNNDANVDNSNTEVNDNHTYRKNDDNISVNHKQRRRRHMYENDVSNNVDSQRTKQNNTRDEVVSEPKSEQRSHKGKRMRIQTDVLRANAASKHKTNTPSYHQSDFKASEVPSAIFGTKKPSPLVNGVIKQNQQSEADSNDDKVSLEFDNTDQHDSHNSSSDDTTYYNDQYVDDLTKDNNAVASSSTIEQTEDSESEEEKIQNNSFDATEIAKQEPLAKRAKIDNTIKIENIYASQIVEEIRRERERKVLQKRQFKKALQQKRHEYQENQEDSIQKAIDEMYAKQAQNYIGESSLDAEDQTTNATEIDSEASVQDAPNPNVTQNTSDNQQEEEIDSTYNYEEINLDNIRDIHTINDEYVNIDTEIQTDKSITEPQAIDDDMSEDKDENVSYDLTNTHDNKSSDEVFNSQSNESLNKDTTEIQSETEASQNAETVDNDIADANYRELADNGTSELISSNNEPLHSNDDDTNENVETSQESEPEEMVNGSLESANPSLSAEGDSEDSNLSHSEENAVDDIDVSLSKVVHDDKDISQDKVSEEQETNNTVDSKVDTGKATYRDQSTQAKSANKKGSKPFNVVMTPSDKKRMLDTRKAQNQNRASSNIEYATEHTTERATNDNTTELKTTEQQTHTEHTVSSEHKNKGVTNESDNVQYSSAKSELNNTSDTEDATLTDETSINETEHKYVEAKTAKSNNQQSDKSGASIDSNVISNHQSVNPNEDTGQSVQEPLLKPESTSQQGASKTSNENENKTTIRRGPNIKLPSVELLEAPKQHEVDESWIEDKKQELNEAFYYFNVPAEVQNVTEGPSVTRFELSVEKGVKVSRITALQDDIKMALAAKDIRIEAPIAGTSLVGIEVPNQNSTTVNLRSIIEEPAFKNSESKLTVAMGLRINNEPLLMDISKTPHALIAGATGSGKSVCINSILMSLLYKNHPEELKLLLIDPKMVELAPYNDLPHLVSPVITDVKAATQSLKWAVEEMERRYKVFAKYHVRNITAFNKKATYEDRMPKIVIVIDELADLMMMAPQEVEQSIARIAQKARACGIHMLVATQRPSVNVITGLIKANIPTRVAFMVSSSVDSRTILDSGGAERLLGYGDMLYLGSGMNKPIRVQGTFVSDEEIDDVVDFIKEQREPEYLFEEKELLKKTESQPQDDLFDDVCQFMLNEGHISTSLIQRHFQIGYNRAARIVDQLEQLGYVSGANGSKPRDVYITESDLNEN; from the coding sequence ATGAGCTGGTTCGACAAGTTATTTGGAGAAGATAATGACTCAAGTGAAGATTATCTTAATAAAAGAAGCCAACGACGTCAAAAAGCTACACAACAAGAAGACCAAGATTCATTACTTCCTCAGAACAATGATGTTTATGAAAGGCCTAAAGGAAAGTTTAGATTTCCAATGCGTATTTTGGAAGAAGCAAATGAAACAAATAACGTAAATAACGATGCAAATGTAGATAACTCGAATACTGAAGTTAATGATAACCATACTTATCGCAAGAATGACGATAATATAAGTGTTAATCACAAACAAAGAAGACGTAGACATATGTATGAAAATGATGTTTCTAACAATGTGGATTCGCAACGTACAAAACAAAATAACACACGTGACGAAGTAGTTTCTGAACCAAAAAGTGAACAGAGAAGTCACAAAGGTAAAAGAATGAGAATTCAGACGGATGTTTTACGCGCAAATGCGGCTTCAAAACATAAAACTAATACACCTAGTTACCATCAAAGTGATTTTAAAGCGAGTGAAGTCCCTTCTGCGATTTTTGGTACAAAAAAACCTAGTCCACTAGTTAATGGCGTTATAAAACAGAATCAGCAGTCTGAAGCTGACTCAAATGATGATAAAGTTAGTTTGGAATTTGATAATACGGATCAGCACGATTCTCATAATTCGAGTTCAGATGATACGACATATTATAACGATCAATATGTCGATGATCTTACTAAAGATAATAATGCTGTGGCATCTTCATCAACTATTGAACAAACAGAAGATAGTGAAAGTGAAGAAGAGAAAATACAAAATAACTCGTTTGATGCAACAGAGATAGCTAAACAAGAACCTCTTGCTAAGCGTGCAAAAATTGATAATACAATTAAAATTGAAAATATATATGCTTCACAAATTGTTGAAGAAATACGCCGTGAACGTGAAAGAAAAGTGCTTCAAAAGCGACAATTTAAAAAAGCATTACAACAAAAACGTCATGAATATCAAGAGAACCAAGAAGATAGTATACAAAAAGCAATCGATGAAATGTATGCAAAACAAGCTCAAAACTACATAGGTGAAAGCTCGTTAGATGCTGAAGATCAAACGACAAATGCTACTGAAATTGATTCGGAAGCATCAGTTCAAGATGCTCCAAATCCTAACGTTACGCAAAATACATCTGACAATCAGCAAGAAGAGGAAATTGACTCAACGTATAATTACGAAGAAATTAATTTAGATAATATTCGGGATATACATACGATCAATGACGAATATGTAAATATTGATACTGAAATACAGACAGACAAAAGTATTACAGAACCTCAAGCAATCGATGATGATATGTCAGAAGATAAGGATGAAAATGTATCTTACGATTTAACCAATACGCATGACAATAAGTCTTCAGATGAGGTATTCAACTCACAATCTAATGAAAGTCTTAATAAAGATACAACAGAAATACAATCAGAAACAGAAGCAAGTCAAAACGCAGAAACTGTAGATAATGACATAGCTGATGCAAATTACAGAGAGTTAGCAGATAATGGCACGAGTGAATTAATTTCATCAAATAATGAGCCTTTACATTCAAATGATGATGATACAAATGAAAATGTAGAAACATCTCAAGAGTCTGAACCCGAAGAAATGGTAAACGGGTCTCTTGAATCTGCTAATCCATCTTTATCAGCTGAAGGTGATAGCGAAGACTCAAACCTATCTCATTCTGAAGAAAATGCAGTAGATGATATAGACGTTAGTCTTTCAAAAGTAGTTCATGATGATAAAGATATTTCACAAGATAAAGTTTCAGAGGAACAAGAAACAAATAATACAGTAGATTCAAAAGTTGATACAGGTAAAGCAACATATCGTGACCAGTCAACTCAAGCCAAATCAGCTAATAAAAAAGGTAGTAAACCTTTCAATGTTGTCATGACACCTTCAGATAAAAAACGTATGCTAGATACAAGAAAAGCACAGAATCAAAATCGAGCTAGTTCAAATATAGAATATGCGACAGAGCATACAACTGAACGTGCAACAAACGATAATACTACTGAACTTAAGACGACAGAGCAACAGACACATACAGAGCATACGGTTTCTTCAGAACATAAAAACAAAGGTGTGACAAATGAATCAGATAATGTTCAATACAGCTCTGCAAAAAGTGAGCTAAATAATACGTCAGATACTGAAGATGCAACATTAACTGATGAAACGTCAATAAATGAAACGGAACATAAATATGTTGAAGCTAAAACAGCAAAAAGTAACAACCAACAATCTGATAAATCAGGGGCGTCTATAGATAGCAATGTTATTAGCAACCATCAGTCAGTTAACCCAAATGAGGACACTGGACAATCTGTCCAAGAACCATTACTAAAACCAGAATCCACCTCACAGCAAGGTGCTTCAAAAACATCAAATGAGAATGAAAATAAAACAACTATACGTCGAGGACCAAATATTAAATTACCGAGTGTAGAATTATTAGAAGCACCTAAACAACATGAAGTAGATGAGTCTTGGATAGAGGATAAAAAACAAGAGTTAAATGAAGCTTTCTATTATTTTAATGTACCAGCGGAGGTACAGAACGTAACAGAAGGACCAAGTGTGACACGTTTTGAATTATCTGTTGAAAAAGGCGTGAAAGTTTCAAGAATCACTGCTTTGCAAGATGATATTAAGATGGCGTTAGCTGCTAAGGATATTCGTATTGAAGCACCAATAGCCGGTACAAGTTTAGTTGGTATAGAAGTACCAAACCAAAATTCAACAACAGTAAATTTACGTTCAATTATTGAAGAGCCCGCGTTTAAAAATTCAGAATCTAAGTTAACTGTAGCCATGGGTCTTAGAATTAACAATGAACCGTTATTGATGGATATCTCTAAAACACCACACGCTTTAATAGCTGGTGCTACAGGTTCTGGTAAATCAGTATGTATAAATAGTATCTTAATGTCTTTATTATATAAAAATCATCCAGAAGAATTAAAATTACTTTTAATCGATCCAAAAATGGTTGAATTGGCTCCATATAATGATTTACCACATTTAGTTTCACCAGTTATTACAGATGTAAAAGCAGCTACGCAAAGTTTGAAATGGGCTGTTGAAGAGATGGAAAGACGTTACAAAGTCTTTGCTAAATATCATGTAAGAAATATAACCGCTTTTAATAAGAAAGCAACATATGAGGATAGAATGCCGAAAATTGTTATAGTTATAGATGAGTTAGCAGATTTAATGATGATGGCACCACAAGAAGTAGAGCAATCGATTGCTCGTATAGCACAAAAAGCACGTGCATGTGGTATTCATATGTTAGTTGCAACACAAAGACCATCTGTCAATGTAATAACAGGTTTAATCAAAGCAAATATTCCAACAAGAGTTGCATTTATGGTATCGTCAAGCGTTGATTCCCGTACCATATTAGATAGCGGTGGTGCAGAACGCTTACTTGGATACGGTGATATGCTTTATCTCGGAAGTGGAATGAATAAACCAATACGAGTTCAAGGAACCTTTGTATCTGATGAAGAAATTGATGATGTAGTTGATTTTATTAAAGAACAAAGAGAACCAGAGTATTTGTTTGAAGAAAAAGAATTATTAAAGAAAACTGAAAGTCAACCGCAGGATGATTTATTCGATGATGTGTGTCAATTTATGTTGAATGAGGGACATATTTCAACTTCATTAATACAACGACATTTCCAGATTGGTTACAATCGTGCAGCCAGAATAGTTGATCAATTAGAACAACTAGGTTATGTTTCGGGAGCTAATGGTTCAAAACCAAGAGATGTATACATTACAGAATCAGATTTAAATGAGAATTAA
- the ytpR gene encoding YtpR family tRNA-binding protein, which produces MNLFYNKQAVGDVAFLQIEPANGEFNYEFKGDVVEIQHENKVVGFNIFNASQKSSIDGNGHVKLNETLVNELQTAIEEAGFTYKLDTDFSPKFVVGYVETKEKHPDADKLSVLSVDVSTEKLQIVCGAANIEAGQKVVVAKVGAVMPSGMVIKDAELRGVASSGMICSMKELGLPNAPQEKGIMVLSDDYTVGQAFFEE; this is translated from the coding sequence ATGAATCTTTTTTATAATAAACAAGCAGTAGGAGATGTAGCATTTTTACAAATAGAGCCCGCTAACGGTGAATTTAACTATGAATTTAAAGGTGATGTCGTTGAAATACAACACGAAAATAAAGTTGTAGGATTTAATATATTTAATGCCTCACAAAAATCATCTATAGATGGTAACGGCCACGTTAAATTAAATGAAACATTAGTTAATGAATTACAAACTGCTATTGAAGAAGCTGGATTCACTTATAAGTTAGATACAGATTTTTCACCTAAATTTGTAGTAGGTTATGTTGAGACAAAAGAAAAACATCCAGATGCTGATAAATTAAGTGTATTGAGTGTTGATGTTTCCACTGAAAAATTACAAATTGTTTGCGGTGCAGCTAATATTGAAGCAGGACAAAAGGTTGTTGTAGCGAAAGTTGGAGCTGTTATGCCTAGCGGTATGGTAATTAAAGATGCTGAACTAAGAGGAGTTGCATCAAGTGGCATGATATGTTCAATGAAAGAGTTAGGCTTACCAAACGCACCACAAGAAAAAGGTATTATGGTCTTATCTGATGATTACACAGTAGGTCAAGCATTTTTTGAAGAATAA